In the Thermococcus sp. MAR1 genome, one interval contains:
- the truD gene encoding tRNA pseudouridine(13) synthase TruD: protein MDYHEFFSQFRYLSERPGIGGSIKTQPEDFVVIEDPLPQIFEGRKHAIFLLKKRNWDTMSAVKEIAKRAGISYRDIGFAGTKDRHAVTYQYISVPAGAREAVENVQIRDIELRFVSYGRFIKLGHLIGNRFRIIVRNVNERAFERTKEIVHELREKGGFPNYFGYQRFGERRVTNHLIGKLLLQGDFEGAARLFLGAHEGGMEGDEARRHFWETGDVEKALEEFPNFLRYERTMLHRYKETGSWRRAFLSLPMPILRIFIHAYQSYLFNLYVSRRIERGIPLNEALVGDIVVQVKGGIPYRDRTYRVTKTNIGFVNEKIRRGEAAVSGPLFGFAMRRAKGLPGKLEGEILDEEGITLDTFRKLPKPMAEPGGRRELLIRPLGLTYGHIPGTGMCFRFFLPKGVYATSVLREIMKDH, encoded by the coding sequence GGTCATCGAAGACCCCCTGCCCCAGATATTTGAGGGCAGGAAGCACGCCATCTTCCTCCTCAAAAAGCGAAACTGGGACACCATGAGCGCCGTCAAGGAGATAGCGAAGCGTGCCGGGATTAGCTATAGGGACATCGGCTTCGCCGGGACGAAGGACAGGCACGCGGTGACGTATCAGTACATCAGCGTGCCGGCCGGAGCGAGGGAGGCGGTTGAGAATGTCCAGATAAGGGACATAGAGCTGAGGTTCGTTTCCTACGGCAGGTTTATCAAGCTTGGCCACCTCATTGGAAACCGCTTCAGGATAATCGTGAGGAACGTAAATGAGAGAGCCTTTGAGAGGACAAAGGAGATAGTTCACGAGCTCCGCGAGAAAGGAGGCTTTCCCAACTACTTTGGCTACCAACGTTTCGGAGAGAGACGTGTCACGAACCACCTGATCGGGAAGCTCCTCCTGCAGGGGGACTTCGAGGGTGCCGCGAGGCTCTTCCTCGGAGCGCACGAAGGGGGTATGGAAGGGGACGAGGCCAGGAGACACTTCTGGGAAACTGGCGATGTTGAGAAAGCTCTGGAGGAATTTCCGAACTTCCTGCGCTATGAGAGAACCATGCTCCACCGCTACAAGGAGACGGGAAGCTGGAGAAGGGCCTTCCTCTCGCTGCCCATGCCAATACTCCGCATCTTCATCCACGCCTACCAGAGCTACCTCTTCAACCTCTACGTTTCCCGGAGGATTGAAAGAGGTATTCCCCTGAACGAGGCCCTCGTCGGCGATATCGTCGTCCAGGTGAAGGGAGGAATCCCCTACCGCGACAGAACGTATCGCGTCACCAAGACTAATATCGGCTTTGTAAACGAGAAGATACGGCGCGGCGAGGCCGCGGTGAGTGGCCCCCTCTTTGGCTTCGCCATGAGGCGCGCTAAAGGGCTTCCTGGGAAGCTAGAGGGGGAGATTCTTGATGAGGAGGGTATAACGCTCGATACATTCAGAAAGCTACCAAAGCCAATGGCAGAGCCCGGCGGGAGGAGGGAGCTTTTGATTAGGCCCCTTGGCCTCACCTACGGCCACATCCCCGGGACTGGAATGTGCTTCAGGTTTTTCCTGCCGAAGGGGGTCTACGCGACCAGTGTGCTCAGGGAGATAATGAAGGACCATTAA
- a CDS encoding phosphoglycolate phosphatase yields the protein MIKAISLDIDGTITYIDRRISIEALKAIRLAEELGVPVMLVTGNSVPFAEAAAVFIGTSGPVIAEDGGALSLRSEGTMRKRIFLTDMDEEWILWSELKKRHPEAELSYSTMERKAGLVLRRTVPVEAVRDVIAELGLNLIAVDSGFAIHVKKPWINKGTGIEKACEILGISPREVAHVGDGENDLDAFRVVGYRVAVGQAPESLKKEADYVTKKTYGAGGAEGILHVLKKSGYLGESDADPLGNP from the coding sequence ATGATCAAGGCAATATCACTCGACATAGACGGAACGATAACCTACATTGACAGGAGAATAAGCATCGAAGCCCTAAAGGCAATTCGCCTGGCCGAGGAGCTCGGCGTTCCGGTAATGCTCGTAACTGGCAATTCGGTCCCCTTTGCAGAAGCCGCTGCCGTTTTCATCGGCACGAGCGGGCCGGTGATAGCTGAGGACGGTGGGGCCCTTTCGCTCAGGAGTGAGGGGACAATGAGGAAGAGGATTTTCCTGACCGACATGGACGAGGAGTGGATTCTATGGAGCGAGCTTAAGAAACGCCATCCCGAGGCCGAGCTGAGCTATTCGACAATGGAACGGAAAGCCGGCCTCGTGCTGAGGAGAACGGTTCCCGTTGAAGCCGTGAGGGATGTAATCGCCGAACTCGGCCTTAATCTCATCGCCGTTGATTCCGGCTTCGCGATACACGTCAAGAAGCCCTGGATAAACAAGGGGACGGGGATAGAGAAAGCCTGTGAGATACTCGGGATAAGTCCCAGGGAAGTTGCCCACGTCGGGGATGGAGAAAACGACCTGGATGCCTTCCGCGTTGTCGGCTACCGCGTCGCCGTTGGTCAGGCCCCGGAGAGTCTGAAAAAAGAAGCCGACTACGTGACGAAAAAGACCTACGGGGCCGGTGGAGCCGAGGGAATCCTTCACGTGTTGAAGAAGTCCGGTTACCTGGGTGAGAGTGATGCGGATCCGCTTGGCAACCCTTGA
- a CDS encoding GNAT family N-acetyltransferase, translated as MDVIEVHPDYRGRGIGRLLMEFVGEVAKERKVEMLTVQPDEDAEGFYRKLGFDAELFTGTTVWVPARGGGTVEPSAFGWKDVKNLDLVAGRFQSSYSMFFSAFKDNIAGIHYTIESGRSGGSYYALRSLPGREGVALLLWGRIGDLKAVLGRAKVLGFERVLTLLPGDVESFGAEKVGKIKILAKELT; from the coding sequence GTGGACGTTATCGAGGTTCACCCCGACTATAGGGGCAGGGGAATCGGAAGGCTTCTGATGGAGTTCGTTGGGGAGGTCGCTAAGGAGCGGAAGGTCGAGATGCTGACCGTCCAGCCGGATGAGGATGCGGAGGGATTCTACAGAAAGCTCGGCTTTGACGCTGAGCTTTTCACGGGGACAACCGTATGGGTTCCGGCGAGGGGCGGAGGAACCGTGGAGCCTTCGGCGTTCGGCTGGAAGGACGTTAAAAACCTTGACTTGGTTGCTGGCAGATTCCAGAGCTCCTACAGCATGTTCTTCTCGGCCTTTAAGGACAACATCGCCGGGATTCACTATACGATCGAATCCGGCAGGAGCGGCGGCTCATACTATGCCCTCAGGAGTCTCCCCGGGAGGGAGGGCGTCGCACTCCTTCTCTGGGGCAGGATTGGGGACTTGAAGGCTGTTCTCGGCAGGGCAAAGGTCCTCGGGTTCGAGCGGGTTCTGACACTCCTGCCGGGCGACGTTGAGAGCTTCGGCGCTGAAAAGGTGGGAAAAATTAAGATCCTCGCGAAGGAGCTCACCTGA
- a CDS encoding M20 family metallopeptidase gives MNPLEEALKIRGEIISWRRDFHMHPELKYEEERTSRIVEEHLREWGYSIKRVGTGIIADIGEGKKTIALRADMDALPVQEENDVPYKSRIPGKMHACGHDAHTAMLLGAAKIIAEHIDELNGRVRLIFQPAEEGGNGAVKMIEGGALEGVDAVFGLHVWIDMPSGVIGIREGPFMAGAGIFKARIIGKGGHGASPHQTVDPIPIAAEAILALQTIASRNVPPIETGVVSVTAVQAGTAFNVIPEEVQMKGTVRFFKHEIGELIQRRMGEIFEGVTMAHGASYELSIEELVPPTVNDKGMAAFARNVAEKYGLRHSDVEPTMGAEDFAFYLQKVPGAFLTLGIYNEEKGIIYPHHHPRFDVDEDVLHLGTAMEVALAMEFLR, from the coding sequence ATGAACCCGCTCGAAGAAGCCCTGAAGATTAGGGGGGAGATAATATCTTGGAGAAGGGACTTCCATATGCACCCGGAGCTCAAGTACGAGGAGGAGAGAACCTCAAGAATAGTGGAAGAACACCTGCGCGAGTGGGGATACTCCATTAAACGTGTCGGAACCGGGATAATAGCGGACATCGGCGAGGGTAAGAAGACGATAGCCCTAAGGGCCGACATGGACGCCCTGCCAGTTCAGGAGGAGAACGACGTCCCCTATAAATCCAGGATTCCCGGAAAGATGCACGCCTGCGGACACGATGCCCACACGGCCATGCTCCTCGGGGCGGCGAAGATAATAGCCGAGCATATCGATGAGCTCAACGGCAGGGTGAGGCTAATCTTCCAGCCGGCCGAGGAGGGCGGCAACGGGGCGGTGAAGATGATAGAGGGCGGTGCACTTGAAGGAGTGGATGCAGTGTTCGGCCTCCACGTGTGGATCGACATGCCCAGCGGGGTGATAGGGATAAGGGAAGGCCCGTTCATGGCCGGTGCGGGCATATTCAAGGCACGGATAATCGGTAAGGGCGGTCACGGGGCATCGCCACACCAGACCGTCGATCCAATTCCCATAGCTGCGGAAGCAATACTCGCACTCCAGACCATAGCGAGCAGAAACGTACCTCCAATTGAGACTGGCGTTGTAAGCGTCACTGCTGTGCAGGCTGGGACGGCCTTCAACGTGATTCCAGAGGAAGTCCAGATGAAGGGAACGGTAAGATTCTTCAAGCACGAGATAGGCGAGCTGATTCAGAGGCGCATGGGGGAGATATTCGAGGGCGTCACCATGGCACACGGGGCTTCTTACGAACTGTCGATAGAGGAGCTCGTCCCGCCGACCGTTAACGATAAGGGCATGGCGGCTTTTGCCAGAAACGTTGCCGAAAAGTACGGGCTGAGGCACAGCGATGTCGAGCCGACTATGGGCGCCGAGGACTTCGCCTTCTACCTCCAGAAAGTCCCCGGAGCGTTCCTGACGCTCGGAATATACAACGAGGAAAAGGGCATAATCTACCCGCACCACCACCCCAGGTTCGACGTTGATGAAGATGTTCTCCACCTCGGCACGGCGATGGAAGTTGCCCTTGCCATGGAGTTCCTCAGGTGA
- a CDS encoding DUF357 domain-containing protein, with protein sequence MGREITDEKLQRYFKITAEALETLEIAVHEKSLLRSVAEDFLTMARSYFEDAKYYYEKGDYVTAFAALNYAHGFIDAGVRLGVFKGEDDRLFAFG encoded by the coding sequence GTGGGACGGGAGATAACCGATGAGAAGCTCCAGAGGTACTTTAAAATCACCGCTGAAGCGCTGGAGACCCTTGAAATAGCGGTTCATGAGAAGAGCCTTTTAAGAAGCGTTGCGGAGGACTTCCTCACCATGGCGAGGAGCTATTTTGAGGACGCCAAATACTACTACGAGAAAGGCGACTACGTAACTGCCTTTGCCGCGCTCAACTATGCCCACGGTTTTATAGACGCAGGTGTAAGGCTGGGAGTCTTTAAGGGAGAGGACGACAGGCTGTTTGCCTTTGGTTGA
- a CDS encoding DUF555 domain-containing protein produces the protein MGDYVVVLEAPIIVRDVETSEDAINVAVSKVAKALNKEKLDFVRVEIGYSQCPVCGAHFESAFVIGSVGLVGMYLTIKVYNAQTIEHAERIAKAVIGKALKKVPLKVYEIRELTEEEEGNGVELE, from the coding sequence ATGGGAGACTACGTGGTTGTTTTGGAGGCACCCATTATAGTGAGGGACGTCGAGACGAGCGAGGACGCGATAAACGTCGCGGTGAGCAAGGTCGCGAAGGCGCTCAACAAGGAGAAGCTGGACTTTGTGAGGGTTGAGATAGGCTACTCCCAGTGCCCTGTATGCGGGGCCCACTTCGAGAGCGCCTTCGTAATAGGCTCGGTGGGTCTGGTTGGAATGTACCTGACGATCAAGGTCTACAACGCTCAAACCATTGAGCATGCCGAGAGGATAGCCAAAGCCGTCATCGGAAAGGCCCTTAAGAAAGTTCCGCTCAAGGTCTACGAGATTAGGGAGCTTACGGAGGAGGAAGAGGGGAACGGTGTAGAATTAGAGTGA